The following proteins come from a genomic window of Maribacter sp. HTCC2170:
- the pdxA gene encoding 4-hydroxythreonine-4-phosphate dehydrogenase PdxA → MQESSKIRVGISIGDLNGIGCEIALKTFEDSRMLDFCTPVIFASNKTISQQKNELGFAINFNGVHDAAKALDGKVNVVNVWKENPKIEFGQETKTGGEYAIKSLRAAVKALKENKIDVLVTAPINKKNIQSDEFNFPGHTDYLAQEFEGESLMFMVTNDLKVGLLTDHVAVKDAPEAITPILIRTKVRIIEKSLQMDFGIRRPKIALLGINPHSGDNGVIGKEDDEVMKPVIKEMSDAGHLVFGPYSADSFFGSDSYKDFDAILASYHDQGLIPFKTLSFGNGVNYTAGLSRVRTSPDHGTAYEIAGKGKADHNSFKEALFKAIEIFRNRKEYQKLTENQLQKQKARR, encoded by the coding sequence ATGCAGGAAAGCAGTAAAATTAGGGTAGGAATATCTATTGGAGATCTAAACGGAATTGGGTGTGAAATTGCACTCAAAACTTTTGAGGATTCCCGCATGTTAGATTTTTGTACCCCGGTTATTTTTGCTTCCAATAAAACCATATCCCAACAAAAAAACGAGTTGGGTTTTGCAATTAATTTCAACGGTGTACATGACGCGGCCAAGGCACTTGACGGCAAGGTTAATGTGGTCAATGTTTGGAAAGAGAATCCCAAAATCGAATTTGGCCAAGAGACCAAAACAGGAGGCGAATATGCCATAAAATCGCTTCGTGCTGCAGTGAAAGCTTTGAAGGAAAACAAGATTGACGTTTTAGTGACTGCACCAATCAATAAAAAAAACATTCAATCGGACGAATTTAATTTTCCGGGACATACAGATTACCTTGCTCAGGAATTTGAAGGCGAAAGCCTCATGTTCATGGTAACCAATGACTTGAAAGTTGGATTGTTGACTGATCATGTTGCAGTAAAAGATGCCCCTGAGGCCATTACCCCAATTTTGATACGAACCAAAGTAAGAATCATTGAAAAATCTTTGCAGATGGATTTTGGCATTCGTAGGCCAAAAATAGCCCTTTTAGGCATCAACCCTCATAGTGGTGATAATGGTGTTATTGGCAAAGAAGATGATGAGGTTATGAAGCCTGTTATAAAGGAAATGTCAGATGCTGGCCACTTGGTTTTTGGACCCTATTCTGCCGATAGTTTTTTTGGATCTGATTCATATAAAGATTTCGATGCCATTTTGGCCTCCTATCACGACCAAGGATTAATACCTTTTAAAACCCTTTCTTTTGGTAATGGTGTTAATTATACGGCTGGCCTTTCAAGGGTGCGCACATCACCAGACCATGGTACAGCATATGAAATTGCTGGAAAAGGAAAAGCAGATCATAACTCATTTAAGGAAGCACTTTTCAAGGCCATTGAAATATTTAGGAATCGAAAGGAATATCAGAAGTTGACAGAAAATCAGCTACAAAAACAAAAAGCGAGGAGGTAA
- a CDS encoding YceD family protein codes for MMKQKEFDIPFSGLKQGKHEFDYYIENKFFESFGYDEFNASHVNLHVVLHKMSTMLELYMQAEGSVNVYCDTTGEPFDQKISGELELVVKFGDEYNDENDEILIIPHAEHQVNIAQYIYEMLVLAVPQKRVHPGVLDGTLESETLKKLEELSPKEEKENKEDTDPRWDELKKLQTDK; via the coding sequence ATGATGAAGCAAAAGGAGTTCGATATTCCTTTCTCTGGATTGAAGCAAGGAAAACACGAGTTTGATTATTATATTGAAAACAAGTTCTTTGAATCTTTTGGGTACGATGAGTTCAATGCTTCTCATGTCAATTTACATGTTGTTCTTCACAAAATGAGCACCATGTTAGAGTTATACATGCAGGCAGAAGGCTCAGTAAATGTATACTGCGATACAACAGGTGAACCTTTTGACCAGAAAATCTCTGGTGAGCTGGAGCTGGTGGTAAAGTTTGGTGACGAATATAATGATGAGAATGATGAAATTTTGATTATTCCCCATGCCGAACATCAAGTGAACATAGCGCAATACATTTATGAAATGTTGGTTTTAGCGGTTCCACAGAAAAGGGTGCACCCTGGAGTATTGGATGGAACTTTAGAATCTGAAACGTTGAAGAAACTAGAAGAGCTTAGTCCAAAAGAAGAAAAAGAAAATAAGGAAGATACTGATCCCAGATGGGATGAATTAAAAAAGTTACAAACGGATAAATAA
- the accB gene encoding acetyl-CoA carboxylase biotin carboxyl carrier protein: MDIKEIQSLIKFVAKSGASEVKLETDDIKITIRTGSTSSSPETTIVQQIPMAQAAMAPIAPPAQQEAAAPATPVKEAEDDSKYITIKSPIIGTFYRKPSPDKPSFVEVGTSIGQGDVLCVIEAMKLFNDIESEVSGKIVKILVEDSSPVEFDQPLFLVDPS; encoded by the coding sequence ATGGATATTAAAGAAATTCAAAGCCTCATAAAATTTGTGGCAAAATCCGGAGCTAGCGAAGTAAAGTTAGAAACAGATGACATAAAGATTACGATTAGGACGGGATCAACAAGTTCAAGTCCCGAAACTACAATTGTTCAGCAAATTCCAATGGCCCAAGCGGCAATGGCGCCAATCGCACCACCAGCTCAACAGGAAGCTGCGGCACCTGCAACTCCAGTTAAGGAGGCAGAGGATGACTCAAAATACATCACTATTAAATCACCTATTATTGGCACCTTCTATAGAAAACCATCACCTGATAAGCCATCTTTTGTTGAGGTTGGTACATCAATAGGACAGGGCGATGTTCTTTGTGTTATTGAAGCTATGAAGTTATTCAATGATATTGAATCAGAGGTTTCTGGTAAGATTGTGAAGATTTTGGTAGAGGATTCCTCTCCAGTAGAATTTGACCAACCATTGTTTTTGGTAGATCCATCTTAG
- a CDS encoding beta-ketoacyl-ACP synthase III, whose protein sequence is MTKLTAAITAVGGYVPKFIMTNKMLESMVDTNDEWITSRTGIKERRVLKDEEGKGTSYMAIKAAQDLIDKRGIDPGEIDLIIVATATPDSLVASTAAFVASEIGATNAFGYDLLAACSSFLFGMSTASSFVQSGIYKKVLLIGADKMSSIIDYTDRTTCIIFGDGAGAVLFEPNMEGLGLQDQYLRADGNGRKYLGMDAGGSLMPATEETVKNRKHFIYQDGKSVFKFAVSNMADVAAKIMERNQLTGDEVSWLVPHQANKRIIDATANRMDLDHSKVMMNIHRYGNTTSATLPLLLHDYEEQLKKGDNLVFAAFGGGFTWGSIYLKWAYNK, encoded by the coding sequence ATGACTAAACTTACGGCGGCTATAACGGCTGTGGGAGGATATGTTCCCAAATTTATCATGACCAATAAAATGCTTGAAAGCATGGTTGATACAAATGATGAATGGATTACATCCAGAACTGGGATTAAAGAAAGAAGGGTTCTTAAGGATGAAGAGGGCAAGGGCACTTCTTACATGGCTATAAAGGCGGCCCAAGATTTGATCGATAAAAGAGGTATTGACCCTGGGGAGATTGATCTAATAATTGTTGCCACTGCTACACCAGATAGTTTGGTTGCCTCAACAGCAGCTTTTGTGGCATCAGAGATTGGGGCAACAAATGCATTTGGTTACGATTTATTAGCAGCTTGTTCCAGTTTTCTATTTGGAATGTCGACTGCGTCCAGTTTTGTACAATCAGGCATTTATAAAAAAGTATTGTTAATTGGAGCCGATAAAATGTCATCTATTATTGACTATACAGACAGGACCACTTGCATAATTTTTGGAGACGGTGCGGGTGCAGTACTTTTTGAACCAAACATGGAAGGTTTGGGTCTTCAAGACCAATATTTAAGGGCTGATGGTAATGGAAGAAAGTATCTTGGGATGGATGCTGGGGGCTCTTTAATGCCAGCTACTGAGGAAACAGTAAAAAACAGGAAACATTTCATTTATCAGGATGGTAAATCGGTATTTAAATTTGCCGTATCCAATATGGCAGATGTTGCTGCTAAGATTATGGAGCGCAATCAACTTACTGGTGATGAGGTTTCATGGTTGGTGCCACACCAAGCCAACAAAAGAATTATTGACGCTACGGCCAATAGGATGGATTTGGACCATTCTAAGGTCATGATGAATATACATAGATATGGCAACACAACCTCAGCCACTTTGCCCTTGTTGCTTCATGATTATGAAGAACAGCTTAAGAAGGGAGACAATCTTGTATTCGCTGCTTTTGGAGGCGGATTCACATGGGGGTCCATTTATTTAAAATGGGCATACAACAAATAA
- the accC gene encoding acetyl-CoA carboxylase biotin carboxylase subunit yields the protein MFKKILIANRGEIALRIIRTCKEMGIKTVAVYSKADEESLHVRFADEAVCIGPAPSNESYLKIPNIIAAAEITNADAIHPGYGFLSENSKFSKICAEHEIKFIGASGEHIDRMGDKASAKETMKKAGVPTVPGSAGLLKDVVEAKKVAKKMGYPVMIKATAGGGGKGMRAVWSEDAMEDLFESAVQEATAAFGNGGMYMEKLIEEPRHIEIQIVGDQYGKACHLSERDCSIQRRHQKLTEETPSPFMTDKLREDMGKAAVKAAEFIKYEGAGTIEFLVDKHRNFYFMEMNTRIQVEHPITEQVVDYDLIREQILVAGGVPISGKNYYPKLHSIECRINAEDPYNDFRPSPGRITTLHTPGGHGVRMDTHVYSGYVIPPNYDSMIAKLITTAQTREEAINKMKRALDEFVIEGIKTTIPFHRQLMEHPDYLAGNYTTKFMEDFEIDPEMEE from the coding sequence ATGTTCAAAAAAATACTTATTGCAAATAGGGGCGAAATAGCGCTACGGATCATTAGAACCTGTAAGGAAATGGGGATAAAGACCGTCGCAGTCTATTCTAAAGCCGATGAAGAGAGTTTACATGTTAGGTTTGCAGATGAGGCCGTTTGTATTGGTCCTGCGCCGAGTAATGAATCATACCTAAAAATACCTAACATAATTGCTGCTGCCGAAATCACAAATGCAGATGCAATTCATCCAGGTTACGGTTTTCTCTCAGAAAATTCTAAATTTTCTAAAATTTGTGCTGAGCACGAAATAAAATTCATTGGTGCATCAGGCGAGCATATTGACCGCATGGGAGACAAGGCTTCAGCCAAAGAAACCATGAAAAAAGCCGGGGTGCCAACTGTTCCGGGTTCAGCAGGTTTGTTGAAAGATGTAGTTGAAGCTAAAAAGGTAGCAAAAAAAATGGGCTACCCGGTAATGATAAAGGCGACTGCAGGCGGTGGTGGTAAAGGCATGCGTGCTGTTTGGAGTGAAGATGCCATGGAAGACCTTTTCGAAAGTGCTGTTCAAGAAGCTACGGCTGCTTTTGGTAATGGGGGTATGTATATGGAAAAGTTGATTGAAGAGCCTCGCCATATCGAAATTCAAATTGTTGGTGATCAATATGGTAAAGCATGTCACCTTTCTGAACGTGATTGTTCTATTCAACGAAGGCATCAGAAATTAACTGAGGAAACCCCTTCACCGTTCATGACCGATAAACTTCGGGAAGATATGGGAAAGGCGGCTGTAAAAGCAGCGGAGTTCATTAAATATGAAGGTGCCGGGACCATTGAGTTTTTGGTAGATAAACACCGAAATTTCTACTTTATGGAAATGAATACCCGTATTCAAGTAGAACATCCCATTACAGAGCAAGTTGTTGATTATGATTTGATCAGGGAGCAAATATTGGTTGCTGGTGGAGTTCCTATTTCTGGGAAAAATTACTATCCTAAACTCCATTCTATAGAATGTAGAATCAATGCAGAGGATCCTTATAACGATTTTAGACCTTCACCGGGTAGAATAACAACGCTTCATACTCCAGGGGGTCATGGTGTTAGGATGGACACCCACGTATACAGTGGTTATGTTATTCCACCTAATTATGATTCAATGATTGCTAAATTGATTACAACGGCACAGACGCGTGAAGAGGCAATTAATAAAATGAAACGTGCTCTGGATGAGTTTGTAATTGAAGGGATTAAAACCACAATACCTTTCCATAGACAACTTATGGAACATCCGGATTATTTAGCTGGTAATTACACTACTAAATTCATGGAAGATTTTGAAATTGACCCAGAAATGGAAGAATAG
- a CDS encoding DUF4861 family protein: MIFIRNSMCIIGLVLMSACAEKSKKVILVKNSLDIERFSETVELTKGLLKINSLDGLGVRDLESNEVLISQLVDEDGDNQFDLLIFQPKINGKSRKSYEIIKTADGDQPQSIDYCYSRFVPERTDDYAWENNRVAFRMYGPTAQKMVEDGKKGGTLSSGVDAWLKKVDYPIINKWYKKETQTGGTYHEDDGEGLDNFHVGVSRGVGGVAVKKDSSYHFSKNYTEWRTITTGPIRTSFHLEIDKWTAAGSLIKESKVISLDYGNNLSKFEVILEGTNEISAGLTLHEKDGQVSFNKEQGWVSYWQPHGNSELGTGIIAEPGAFLGYEKYDVEQKDLSNVYAHLKVSGKKITYYAGFGWKERGRFNNQQQWEHYLEQISRQLQNPLTITLSESDL; encoded by the coding sequence ATGATTTTTATAAGGAATAGTATGTGTATAATCGGCCTAGTGCTTATGTCTGCTTGTGCTGAAAAAAGCAAAAAAGTAATATTGGTGAAAAATTCGTTGGATATTGAGCGGTTTTCTGAAACTGTTGAATTGACAAAAGGACTTTTAAAAATCAATAGCCTTGATGGTTTAGGCGTTAGGGATTTGGAGTCGAATGAGGTATTGATCTCACAATTAGTAGATGAAGACGGGGATAATCAATTCGATTTACTAATATTTCAACCAAAAATAAATGGAAAATCAAGAAAATCTTATGAAATCATAAAAACCGCAGACGGTGACCAGCCCCAGAGTATAGACTATTGTTATTCAAGATTTGTTCCCGAAAGGACTGATGACTATGCTTGGGAGAACAATAGGGTGGCATTTAGAATGTATGGTCCCACAGCTCAAAAAATGGTTGAAGATGGCAAAAAAGGAGGCACACTTTCCAGTGGAGTTGATGCCTGGTTGAAAAAGGTTGATTACCCCATAATAAACAAATGGTATAAAAAGGAAACCCAAACGGGAGGAACGTATCATGAAGATGATGGTGAGGGACTCGACAATTTTCATGTTGGTGTGAGCAGGGGTGTTGGTGGTGTTGCGGTTAAAAAGGACTCTTCTTATCATTTCTCTAAGAACTATACAGAATGGAGAACAATTACTACAGGACCAATTAGGACCAGTTTTCATCTTGAAATTGACAAATGGACCGCCGCAGGGAGTTTAATCAAAGAGTCTAAGGTTATAAGTTTGGATTACGGAAACAATCTGTCAAAATTTGAAGTTATCCTGGAAGGAACAAATGAAATTTCTGCTGGCTTAACACTTCATGAAAAGGATGGCCAAGTTTCATTTAACAAGGAGCAAGGATGGGTGAGCTATTGGCAGCCCCACGGTAATTCTGAATTGGGAACAGGAATCATTGCAGAGCCAGGAGCATTCCTTGGCTATGAGAAATATGATGTTGAACAAAAAGATTTGAGCAATGTTTATGCACATTTAAAAGTGTCTGGTAAAAAAATCACTTATTATGCCGGTTTTGGATGGAAAGAAAGAGGGCGGTTCAATAATCAGCAACAATGGGAACACTATTTGGAGCAGATTTCCAGACAATTGCAGAACCCTTTAACAATAACACTTTCAGAGAGCGATTTGTAA
- a CDS encoding sulfite exporter TauE/SafE family protein, with protein MLLSIESNISLFSWVLAITAAFVVGVSKAGIKGIAIIIVTLMALAFGAKESTGIIVPLLIVGDIFAVIYYNRHTQWKYIVRFLPWMVAGVLIGVFIGKDLDENTFKIGMAIIILGSVLMMYWWDQKKSKNVPTHWGFAGFIGVLAGITTMIGNLAGAFSNIFFLAMRLPKNEFIGTAAWLFFIINIFKVPFHIWSWGTITTETLLIDLKLIPGILVGLFIGVRLVKIIKEDFYRKMILILTAMGAILILFR; from the coding sequence GTGCTCCTATCAATAGAATCAAACATATCTCTTTTCTCATGGGTTTTAGCCATCACGGCTGCATTTGTTGTTGGCGTTTCAAAAGCTGGGATAAAAGGCATTGCGATTATCATTGTTACTTTAATGGCTTTAGCATTTGGTGCTAAAGAATCAACCGGTATTATAGTGCCGCTCTTGATTGTTGGCGATATTTTCGCAGTAATCTATTACAACCGTCATACACAATGGAAATACATTGTCCGATTCTTACCGTGGATGGTTGCGGGGGTACTCATTGGAGTTTTTATTGGAAAAGACTTAGATGAAAATACATTTAAAATAGGAATGGCCATTATTATTCTAGGTAGTGTGCTTATGATGTATTGGTGGGACCAAAAAAAATCAAAAAATGTCCCAACACATTGGGGTTTTGCTGGTTTCATTGGGGTTCTAGCAGGAATCACTACAATGATAGGGAACCTAGCAGGTGCTTTTAGTAATATATTCTTTTTGGCGATGCGGTTGCCTAAAAATGAATTCATAGGAACCGCTGCATGGTTGTTCTTTATTATCAATATTTTTAAAGTGCCTTTTCATATTTGGTCTTGGGGAACAATTACTACAGAGACGCTTCTAATAGATTTAAAGCTTATCCCAGGAATTCTTGTTGGCTTGTTTATTGGTGTGCGGCTAGTGAAAATAATCAAGGAAGACTTCTATAGAAAAATGATATTGATCCTTACCGCTATGGGGGCGATTTTGATTTTATTCAGATAG
- the rpmF gene encoding 50S ribosomal protein L32, whose protein sequence is MAHPKRKISKTRRDKRRTHYKAVAPTIAKDPTTGEMHLFHRAHWHEGKLYYKGQVLIDKTEEAEA, encoded by the coding sequence ATGGCACATCCTAAAAGAAAAATTTCCAAAACTAGGAGAGATAAAAGAAGAACACATTACAAGGCAGTAGCTCCAACAATTGCTAAGGATCCTACAACAGGAGAAATGCACTTGTTTCACAGAGCTCATTGGCATGAAGGTAAACTTTATTATAAAGGCCAAGTTCTTATTGACAAAACTGAGGAAGCCGAGGCATAG
- a CDS encoding riboflavin synthase, whose protein sequence is MFTGIIESLGKIEQLEKEGGNLHISVKSDITSALKIDQSVAHNGVCLTVVSIKDQVYTVTAIEETLEKTSLRTLTTRDKVNLERAMILGSRLDGHIVQGHVDQTAKCINITEKDGSWFFTFEYDPDLNNVTIEKGSITVDGVSLTVVNSNKNSFSVAIIPYTYEHTRFGGYKIGSLVNLEFDVIGKYVARMLELRQ, encoded by the coding sequence ATGTTTACGGGAATAATCGAATCTTTAGGCAAAATTGAGCAATTAGAGAAAGAGGGTGGAAATCTTCATATCAGCGTTAAATCCGACATTACTTCCGCCTTGAAAATTGATCAGAGCGTTGCCCACAATGGCGTGTGTCTAACAGTTGTATCAATTAAAGATCAAGTTTATACAGTTACCGCAATTGAGGAAACCTTGGAAAAAACAAGTCTTAGAACATTGACAACCAGAGATAAAGTAAACCTTGAACGGGCAATGATTTTAGGTTCAAGATTAGATGGGCATATTGTACAAGGGCATGTAGATCAAACAGCCAAGTGTATCAATATCACTGAAAAAGATGGTAGTTGGTTCTTTACATTTGAATATGATCCGGACCTGAACAATGTCACCATCGAAAAAGGTTCAATTACAGTTGATGGAGTGAGTTTGACGGTTGTGAATAGCAATAAGAATTCTTTTAGTGTTGCCATAATTCCCTATACCTACGAACATACCCGGTTTGGTGGTTACAAAATTGGTTCACTGGTGAACCTTGAATTTGATGTTATTGGTAAGTATGTTGCGCGAATGCTTGAACTTAGACAATAA
- a CDS encoding acyltransferase family protein — MKNRVISVDIFRGLTIVLMILVNTPGTWSSVYTPFLHAEWHGYTPTDLVFPFFLFIVGTSISFAYQKKKASTQTYKKIAVRSLKLIGLGLFLGAFTLSFPFIKDFADIRFPGVLQRIGVVFLFTAVLFVNFNWKTLLGICIVLLVGYWLLMGYVPVEGIESTFDRAPNNLANYLDVKIFGTHNYKPDYDPEGFLSTLPSIASALTGVFTGLILTSKKDNKTMVLVGLGVVMLALGYLWHTVFPINKALWSSSFVLVTSGWANIFLALVYYISDVRQIEFGSIFKYAGANAITVYFLSSFVSKLFGMIKVGGETSLHGWLFSNIYVHDFMAMELSSLLYALTVVSFYILLAYVMYKKKIFIKV, encoded by the coding sequence ATGAAGAACAGGGTAATTTCGGTTGATATTTTTAGGGGTTTGACCATTGTATTGATGATTTTAGTCAATACTCCAGGGACTTGGTCCAGTGTATATACACCTTTTTTGCATGCTGAGTGGCATGGTTATACACCTACAGATCTCGTATTTCCTTTTTTCCTTTTCATTGTCGGGACATCCATTTCTTTTGCATATCAGAAAAAAAAGGCCTCCACACAGACGTATAAAAAAATAGCAGTACGTAGTCTAAAACTTATTGGACTTGGATTGTTTTTAGGGGCGTTCACTTTAAGCTTTCCTTTTATAAAAGACTTTGCGGATATTAGGTTTCCTGGTGTTTTACAACGAATAGGAGTTGTATTTTTATTTACGGCTGTATTGTTCGTTAATTTCAATTGGAAAACTTTGTTGGGCATTTGCATAGTCCTTTTGGTAGGATATTGGCTTTTAATGGGTTATGTGCCAGTAGAAGGTATAGAATCTACTTTTGATAGAGCACCTAACAATCTGGCCAACTACTTGGATGTTAAGATTTTTGGCACTCATAACTATAAACCAGATTATGACCCTGAGGGCTTTCTGAGTACGTTACCTTCTATAGCCTCTGCTTTAACGGGAGTATTTACTGGTTTGATTCTTACTTCAAAAAAGGATAATAAAACAATGGTCTTAGTCGGTCTTGGAGTTGTAATGTTGGCTTTAGGGTATTTGTGGCATACGGTTTTTCCAATAAACAAGGCTCTATGGAGTAGTAGTTTTGTGTTGGTTACCTCTGGTTGGGCCAATATTTTTCTGGCACTTGTCTATTATATTTCTGATGTTAGGCAAATTGAATTTGGTAGCATTTTTAAATATGCCGGTGCAAATGCAATAACGGTTTACTTTTTGTCAAGCTTTGTATCTAAATTATTTGGCATGATTAAAGTGGGTGGTGAAACCTCATTACATGGTTGGTTGTTCAGTAATATCTATGTTCATGATTTTATGGCAATGGAACTCTCTTCCCTGCTATACGCGTTGACTGTTGTGAGTTTTTACATTCTTTTAGCGTACGTAATGTATAAAAAGAAGATATTCATTAAGGTGTAG
- a CDS encoding sodium:solute symporter family protein produces MELSTLDYSFIIVFFSIVLGIGVYVSKKSGKNSSEFFLSGRTMPWWLLGLSMVATTFSTDTPNLVTDIVRTDGVSGNWVWWCFLITGMLTVFVYAKLWRKSNVNTDLEFYELRYGGKPASFLRKFRAVYLGVIFNVITMSAVTLAAIKIGGIMLGLEPWQTVVGAGLITVTFSALGGFKGVVYTDFLLFFVAMAGAIGAAYYLVNLPEVGGINAVMTDENVIDKLSILPEFSNTKAVITLLAIPLAVQWWSSWYPGGEPGGGGYIAQRMLAAKDENHAIGATFFFNIMHYALRPWPWILVALASLVVYPDIASISEAFPNVPADKLGHDLAYSAMLTKLPSGLLGLVLASLIAAYMSTISTQLNWGSSYIVFDFYKQQINPQASEKRLVAVGRFSTVILMVLSAILALAMQNAMQIFDMLLLFGAGTGLIFILRWFWWRINAWTEISAMFASGILSILLKATPLGDFFFNADTGIFPEWGEIPFVMIVTTIIWLTATFTTQPESKDVLRSFYKKIQPGGPGWSKIVDEAKQENIEIDQGEKWTVPAGIGAMLLGVVLIYTIMFATGHWIYGKTTSAMILTGVALVAGFLLIKAWGKMKDDIL; encoded by the coding sequence ATGGAATTAAGTACTTTGGATTATAGCTTCATAATCGTATTCTTCTCAATAGTATTAGGAATTGGGGTTTATGTTTCAAAAAAATCTGGGAAAAATAGTTCCGAGTTCTTCCTTTCAGGTAGAACAATGCCTTGGTGGTTGCTAGGTCTATCTATGGTAGCAACCACATTTTCAACAGATACGCCCAATCTGGTTACAGATATTGTGAGAACTGACGGTGTTTCGGGAAATTGGGTTTGGTGGTGTTTTCTTATTACGGGAATGTTGACAGTTTTTGTTTACGCAAAGCTTTGGAGAAAATCGAATGTAAATACCGACTTGGAATTTTATGAATTACGATACGGAGGTAAACCAGCCAGCTTTCTTAGAAAATTTAGAGCAGTTTATTTAGGAGTTATTTTTAATGTAATAACCATGTCCGCGGTTACTCTGGCAGCTATTAAAATAGGTGGAATTATGCTAGGGCTCGAGCCTTGGCAAACCGTTGTTGGGGCAGGTCTGATTACAGTGACTTTTAGTGCTTTGGGCGGTTTTAAAGGGGTGGTTTATACCGATTTTCTTCTGTTTTTTGTGGCCATGGCAGGAGCTATAGGTGCCGCATATTATTTGGTTAATTTACCAGAAGTAGGCGGAATAAATGCTGTAATGACAGACGAAAACGTAATCGATAAACTTTCTATATTACCAGAATTCAGTAATACAAAAGCAGTGATTACACTATTGGCTATTCCGCTTGCGGTGCAATGGTGGAGTTCTTGGTATCCAGGCGGAGAACCTGGTGGTGGTGGTTATATTGCTCAACGTATGTTAGCGGCCAAAGACGAGAACCATGCCATAGGTGCCACATTCTTTTTTAATATTATGCATTATGCACTTAGACCTTGGCCTTGGATTTTGGTAGCACTTGCTTCATTGGTTGTGTATCCAGATATCGCTAGTATTTCAGAAGCATTTCCAAATGTGCCAGCTGATAAATTAGGGCATGATTTAGCTTATTCTGCTATGTTGACCAAATTACCTAGTGGTTTATTAGGGTTGGTGTTGGCGTCATTGATTGCGGCATACATGAGTACAATATCAACACAATTAAATTGGGGTTCTTCATACATTGTTTTTGACTTCTACAAACAACAAATAAACCCGCAAGCTTCCGAAAAAAGATTAGTAGCTGTTGGTAGGTTCTCTACTGTTATCTTAATGGTTTTAAGCGCAATCTTAGCTTTGGCAATGCAGAATGCAATGCAAATTTTTGATATGTTGTTACTGTTTGGTGCAGGAACTGGATTAATCTTTATACTTAGGTGGTTCTGGTGGCGAATAAATGCTTGGACAGAGATTTCTGCAATGTTCGCTTCAGGAATATTGTCAATCCTATTGAAAGCAACTCCACTTGGTGATTTCTTTTTCAATGCTGACACTGGGATATTTCCTGAGTGGGGAGAGATACCTTTTGTGATGATAGTAACAACCATAATTTGGCTTACAGCAACTTTCACAACACAACCAGAGTCCAAGGACGTATTGCGTTCATTCTATAAAAAAATACAGCCAGGAGGGCCAGGTTGGAGCAAAATTGTGGACGAAGCCAAACAAGAAAATATCGAAATTGACCAAGGAGAAAAATGGACCGTTCCTGCAGGTATCGGAGCCATGCTTTTAGGTGTTGTATTGATTTATACTATCATGTTTGCCACAGGCCACTGGATCTATGGCAAAACAACTTCAGCTATGATTCTTACGGGCGTGGCATTAGTCGCAGGATTTTTACTGATTAAGGCTTGGGGAAAAATGAAAGATGATATTTTATAG